ACGAAACGTCCTCGGGCGGCATCACGTTCATTCGGTCAGGGTTGGGCATCGGAACCGTAGCTCCGATAAGTTCGAGCTGATCCTTCGATTTCTCGACATACGTACTGTTCGGATAATCCGCAACGATCCGTTGAAAGTAACGCGCCGCCTGATCCGTTTCTTCCTCGACCAGATACGTCACCGCAAGCTTGTAAAGCACTTCGTCCATGTATCCAAAGTTGGGATATTTGTCGAGTATCTCGCGGTAGCGCGATTGAGCTCCTTTGAGCCCGCCCTTTTTCTGGTCGACAGACTGGATGTAGTAATAATTCGCAATTATCAGGTTGTGTGACCCGAGATTGTTCTGCACCTCGACGAGCCGCTTTTCGGCTTCGGGCTTGAGGATCGAATTCGGATAATTTGCCATCAATGCTTTTAGCCGGACCTCGGCGCGGCGTGCTCGTGTGGCATCACGATCCGGAAGACCGATCTGCCGCATCTCAGACTCCGCGATCTTCAGGACAACGCGGTCAGCAAGCGGGTGCGTCGGGAAAAAGGTCAGCCAATCCTGATAAGCCGCGATCGCCTGGATCAAAGCGCTTGTCGACCCCTCGAGAAAGAACGAGTCCGCAACAGCAAGCTTCGACATCGGAAGATACGGCGAGTCGGGATAGGTCGTAATGATCGTTTGAAACAGCAGTCGGCCGACGTCGAAATTCTTCTTTCTTATCTCGCGAGTCGCTACAATGAAAAGTTCGCGGTCTCGCCCGGGCGAGACGCCCCCGATCAATTCGTCAAACTCATCATTGCCGCCGCCGCCAAAAATGCCGAGAAACTTCTTCTTTTTTTTGACCTCCCGTGGTTTACCGACGTTCGATTCCGGATTTGCCCGTGCGGTCGCA
The DNA window shown above is from Chloracidobacterium sp. and carries:
- the bamD gene encoding outer membrane protein assembly factor BamD, with the translated sequence MRRMYFLISMLGISVLLSLAATANAQTKPGDGTPSQRLEVMKQKLETIRRSATSSASVLKEEGKDTKDDKDAPDSAISRLRSIEKEASSLQNEVNGLRGKLDRSEKYEMSEVDQLETAVTDLQRRADVVLVETATARANPESNVGKPREVKKKKKFLGIFGGGGNDEFDELIGGVSPGRDRELFIVATREIRKKNFDVGRLLFQTIITTYPDSPYLPMSKLAVADSFFLEGSTSALIQAIAAYQDWLTFFPTHPLADRVVLKIAESEMRQIGLPDRDATRARRAEVRLKALMANYPNSILKPEAEKRLVEVQNNLGSHNLIIANYYYIQSVDQKKGGLKGAQSRYREILDKYPNFGYMDEVLYKLAVTYLVEEETDQAARYFQRIVADYPNSTYVEKSKDQLELIGATVPMPNPDRMNVMPPEDVSFFANFRNQFFGIYPMTIDKNGVLMTKEFDREKFELIDQVIENQGDILTNQIPQALTTVISQRQAPAQAPVQVQP